A single region of the Arthrobacter sp. PAMC25564 genome encodes:
- a CDS encoding MBL fold metallo-hydrolase translates to MDSLIHSLRDITIRRISVSEMDNNVYLLTAKQSGAQLLIDAADDLPAIQGLLSDAAADTSATPELALIATTHQHWDHVRALPGLVEATGAKTAAGTEDAPELPVPVDVLLGHGDIRSFDGFKVTAVHLRGHTPGSVALVYQDPEGPTHIFSGDSLFPGGVGNTQKDPERFAQLITDVTERLFAVYPDDTVVHPGHGKPTTLGAERPHLEEWRARGW, encoded by the coding sequence ATGGACTCACTCATTCACTCACTTCGTGACATCACCATCCGCCGGATTTCGGTCAGCGAGATGGACAACAACGTATACCTGCTCACCGCCAAGCAATCCGGCGCGCAGCTCCTGATCGACGCGGCCGACGATCTGCCCGCCATCCAGGGGCTGCTGTCAGACGCGGCCGCCGATACCTCCGCGACGCCGGAGCTGGCGCTGATTGCCACCACCCACCAGCACTGGGACCATGTCCGGGCGCTGCCGGGCCTAGTGGAGGCCACCGGCGCGAAGACGGCGGCCGGTACGGAAGACGCCCCGGAGCTGCCGGTGCCGGTGGATGTCCTGCTGGGCCACGGGGATATCCGGAGCTTCGACGGCTTCAAGGTGACGGCAGTGCACCTGCGCGGGCACACTCCGGGATCGGTCGCGCTGGTGTACCAGGACCCGGAAGGCCCCACGCACATCTTCTCCGGCGATTCGCTGTTCCCGGGCGGCGTCGGCAACACCCAGAAGGACCCGGAGCGGTTCGCCCAGCTGATCACAGACGTGACCGAGCGGCTGTTTGCTGTCTACCCGGATGACACCGTGGTGCATCCGGGCCACGGCAAGCCCACCACCCTGGGTGCGGAGCGCCCGCACCTCGAGGAGTGGCGCGCCCGCGGCTGGTAA
- a CDS encoding HutD family protein, with the protein MEIIRYAELKAQPWRNGGGVTRELARHPEAVSPRDSWDWRVSIAEVSKAGGFSAFPGMERVLTVIDGDLLLLNVDRAEHPLEKYRPFRFSGDADSAGALPTGDIRDLNVITRNGAFKGYTSIIELSKKRAHPVFAGQWGILLQGQAAVSPGSAGGSAAPVELNRYDAVVGSDTATPEILGRGFLAVVSIDRVSDG; encoded by the coding sequence ATGGAGATCATCCGCTATGCCGAGCTGAAAGCCCAACCCTGGCGAAATGGAGGCGGGGTGACCCGCGAACTGGCCCGCCATCCTGAGGCAGTTTCCCCGCGGGACAGCTGGGATTGGCGGGTGAGCATCGCCGAGGTGTCCAAGGCCGGCGGCTTCTCGGCCTTCCCCGGCATGGAGCGGGTGCTGACCGTGATCGACGGCGATCTGCTGCTGCTGAACGTCGACCGCGCCGAGCACCCGCTTGAGAAATACCGCCCGTTCCGGTTCTCCGGCGACGCGGACTCGGCCGGGGCGCTGCCCACCGGCGATATCCGGGACCTGAATGTCATCACCCGGAACGGCGCATTCAAGGGTTACACGTCCATTATCGAGCTCTCCAAGAAACGCGCCCACCCTGTGTTCGCCGGCCAGTGGGGGATCCTGCTGCAGGGCCAGGCCGCGGTCAGCCCCGGGTCCGCCGGCGGGTCCGCCGCACCGGTTGAACTGAACCGATATGACGCCGTCGTCGGCTCCGACACCGCGACGCCGGAAATCCTGGGCCGTGGTTTCCTGGCCGTCGTTTCCATCGACCGCGTTTCTGACGGCTGA
- a CDS encoding phosphoribosylanthranilate isomerase, translating into MFVKVCGLSTPESVRIAVGSGADAVGFVLTASPREVTPAQVRELLDQVPAGLPAVGVFRHETAVAAVAVAREAGLSWVQLHGGRTPADVQAVHDAGMKVIRAVTMSAPPEAFGSWGEELLLIDAAVPGSGEAWDYGSVRDKPLKGRSWLLAGGLDPLNVAEAAAQAGAWGVDVSSGVESSRGVKDLAKIRAFVAAAKSA; encoded by the coding sequence ATGTTCGTCAAGGTGTGCGGGCTCAGCACCCCCGAATCAGTGCGCATTGCGGTCGGGTCCGGGGCGGACGCCGTCGGTTTCGTGCTGACCGCTAGTCCCCGGGAAGTGACGCCCGCGCAGGTCCGGGAGCTCCTGGACCAGGTTCCGGCCGGGCTTCCCGCCGTGGGGGTCTTCCGGCATGAAACGGCCGTTGCCGCCGTCGCGGTGGCGCGTGAGGCAGGGCTGTCCTGGGTCCAGCTGCACGGAGGGCGTACCCCGGCGGATGTGCAGGCGGTGCACGACGCCGGCATGAAAGTCATCCGCGCCGTCACGATGTCGGCGCCTCCCGAAGCGTTCGGCAGCTGGGGCGAGGAGCTGCTGCTGATCGACGCCGCCGTGCCCGGTTCCGGAGAGGCCTGGGACTACGGTTCCGTCCGGGACAAACCGCTCAAGGGCCGGTCCTGGCTGCTAGCGGGAGGCCTGGACCCCCTCAACGTCGCCGAGGCGGCGGCGCAGGCCGGCGCCTGGGGCGTGGATGTCTCCTCCGGCGTCGAATCATCCCGCGGGGTCAAGGACCTGGCCAAGATCAGAGCCTTCGTGGCGGCAGCCAAATCCGCGTGA
- a CDS encoding YceI family protein, with the protein MTLPEGLTPGVWTLDMSHSEVGFSVRHAGISKVRGRFNEATAEARVRDSLADASLHATIKTASFDSGDANRDGHVRGPDFFDVEKYPDMTFRATAIRGDGEDYVLTGDLTIRDTTKPVDLEVEFTGVAVDPFGATRAGFSAEAEISRKEFGLTWNAALAAGGLLVGDKVKINVEAALVKQEA; encoded by the coding sequence GTGACTCTGCCCGAAGGTTTGACCCCTGGCGTCTGGACGCTGGACATGTCCCACAGCGAAGTCGGATTCAGTGTCCGCCATGCCGGGATCAGCAAGGTCCGCGGCCGGTTCAACGAGGCCACCGCCGAGGCACGGGTCCGGGATTCCCTCGCCGACGCCAGCCTGCACGCGACCATCAAGACCGCCAGCTTCGATTCCGGTGACGCCAACCGCGACGGCCACGTCCGCGGCCCCGACTTCTTCGACGTCGAGAAGTACCCCGATATGACCTTCCGGGCCACCGCAATCAGGGGCGACGGCGAGGACTACGTGCTGACGGGTGATCTCACCATCCGCGACACCACCAAGCCGGTGGACCTTGAGGTCGAATTCACCGGCGTTGCGGTGGACCCCTTCGGTGCCACCCGGGCAGGTTTCAGTGCGGAGGCAGAAATCAGCCGCAAGGAATTCGGCCTGACCTGGAACGCCGCCCTGGCAGCGGGCGGCCTGCTCGTCGGCGACAAGGTCAAGATCAACGTCGAAGCGGCCCTGGTCAAGCAGGAAGCTTAG
- a CDS encoding YccF domain-containing protein → MKTLLNLIWLLFGGLWLALGYFVAGVVCCLLVVTIPWGLASFRIASYALWPFGRTVVDRPGGTGLFALLGNVIWLLVAGIWIAIGHIVTAFAMALTVVGIPLAIANLKLIPVSLMPLGKQIVPSNSPFVTGYRKS, encoded by the coding sequence ATGAAGACACTCCTGAACCTCATTTGGCTGCTCTTCGGCGGTCTCTGGCTGGCGCTTGGATACTTCGTGGCGGGGGTGGTCTGCTGCCTGCTCGTTGTCACCATTCCATGGGGGCTCGCCTCGTTCCGCATCGCCTCCTACGCGCTCTGGCCCTTCGGCCGTACGGTGGTGGACCGGCCCGGCGGCACGGGCCTGTTCGCGCTGCTCGGAAACGTCATCTGGTTGCTCGTGGCGGGCATCTGGATCGCGATCGGACATATCGTCACGGCGTTCGCCATGGCGCTCACGGTTGTCGGCATCCCGCTGGCGATCGCCAACCTCAAGCTCATCCCGGTGTCCCTGATGCCGCTGGGCAAGCAGATAGTCCCAAGCAACTCGCCCTTTGTGACGGGTTACCGCAAGAGCTGA
- a CDS encoding SRPBCC domain-containing protein, with amino-acid sequence MSEESAAGDDLMLVIVREFRAPIAVVWSALTDPDQAPDWWGPHGFHVPRESIDTDLEVGGLYRACMIKDDTGEEHWWSGVHTDIEPPGLLMFTHAWDKPDGTRGFETEVAFRLEEVDGGSLMTFTQGPFESVESRDAHGSGWLESFERLANHLGVDA; translated from the coding sequence ATGTCTGAAGAATCTGCGGCGGGCGATGACCTTATGCTGGTCATCGTCCGCGAGTTCAGGGCCCCCATCGCCGTGGTCTGGTCCGCGCTGACAGACCCGGACCAGGCCCCGGACTGGTGGGGGCCGCACGGTTTCCATGTTCCGCGCGAGAGCATCGACACGGACTTGGAGGTCGGCGGCCTCTACCGGGCCTGCATGATCAAGGACGACACCGGGGAAGAGCACTGGTGGAGCGGTGTCCACACCGACATTGAGCCGCCCGGGCTGTTGATGTTTACCCATGCCTGGGACAAGCCGGACGGGACCCGGGGCTTTGAGACGGAGGTGGCGTTCCGGCTGGAAGAGGTCGACGGCGGCAGCCTCATGACCTTCACCCAGGGGCCGTTCGAGTCCGTGGAAAGCCGCGACGCCCACGGGTCCGGCTGGCTCGAGTCGTTCGAGCGGCTGGCCAATCACCTCGGCGTCGACGCCTGA
- a CDS encoding DUF4031 domain-containing protein: MAIYVDPPLWPAHGTRFSHLISDTSIQELHDFAAAAGIPERAFDGDHYDVAEARYGALVAAGAVPVEGRTLVRKLIASGLRIPARQRSKALKLPLLNRWNDALPAHDALFLDLLDRWGEEHRRYHGRTHLLAVLEALDLLTHPAAPPRPVLLAAWFHDAVYRGIAGEDEEESARLAEDALARAGLPDAEVDEVARLVRLTADHCPGPDDDAGALLSDADLSVLGGAPEAYARYRAAVREDFAHIGDDDFAAGRAAVVRQLLRLDPLFHTSRGRELWLEAARRNLRGELM, translated from the coding sequence ATGGCCATCTATGTTGATCCGCCGCTTTGGCCTGCCCATGGAACCCGCTTCTCGCACCTGATCTCGGACACCTCGATCCAGGAGCTGCACGACTTCGCAGCAGCCGCCGGTATTCCGGAACGGGCGTTCGACGGCGACCATTACGACGTCGCCGAAGCCCGCTACGGGGCACTCGTCGCGGCCGGGGCCGTCCCCGTGGAGGGCAGGACCCTGGTCCGCAAGCTGATCGCCAGCGGCCTGCGGATCCCCGCACGCCAGCGCAGCAAAGCCCTGAAGCTGCCCCTCCTGAACCGCTGGAACGACGCCCTGCCGGCCCACGATGCACTGTTCCTCGATCTCCTGGACCGCTGGGGCGAGGAGCACCGGAGATACCACGGCCGGACCCATCTGCTGGCGGTCCTGGAAGCCCTGGACCTGCTGACGCATCCTGCCGCCCCGCCGCGCCCGGTGCTGCTGGCGGCCTGGTTCCATGACGCCGTCTACCGCGGCATCGCAGGCGAGGACGAGGAAGAATCGGCCCGGCTGGCCGAGGACGCTCTCGCCCGGGCCGGGCTTCCCGACGCCGAGGTGGACGAGGTGGCCCGCCTGGTGCGGCTGACGGCCGACCACTGCCCCGGGCCCGACGACGACGCCGGCGCCCTGCTCAGCGACGCCGATCTCTCGGTCCTGGGCGGCGCCCCCGAAGCTTATGCCCGCTACCGGGCAGCGGTCAGGGAAGACTTTGCGCACATCGGCGACGACGACTTCGCCGCCGGGCGCGCCGCCGTCGTCCGCCAGCTCCTGCGGCTCGATCCGCTCTTCCACACGAGCCGCGGACGCGAACTGTGGCTGGAGGCAGCCCGCCGGAACCTGCGCGGCGAACTCATGTGA
- a CDS encoding TOBE domain-containing protein, translating to MPNIRVSEAARFLGVSDDTVRRWIENGSLSALKDGAGRLAVDGLELARLARQQAQLPDDPAQVGSSARNRFVGLVTAITADTVMAQVELQCGPFRVVSLMSSEAVRELGLELGSVATAVVKATTVIIETSKGKSVL from the coding sequence ATGCCCAATATCCGCGTTTCCGAAGCAGCCCGGTTCCTCGGCGTCAGTGATGACACCGTCCGGCGCTGGATCGAGAACGGGAGCCTGTCCGCGCTGAAGGACGGCGCCGGGCGGCTGGCCGTGGACGGGCTGGAGCTCGCGCGGCTGGCCCGGCAGCAGGCCCAGCTTCCGGACGACCCGGCCCAGGTCGGCAGCTCGGCCCGGAACCGCTTCGTCGGTCTGGTCACCGCCATCACGGCGGACACGGTGATGGCCCAGGTGGAACTGCAATGCGGGCCCTTCCGTGTGGTGTCGCTGATGAGCAGCGAGGCCGTGCGCGAGCTTGGGCTTGAGCTCGGATCTGTTGCCACCGCCGTCGTCAAGGCCACCACCGTCATCATCGAAACGTCCAAAGGCAAGAGCGTCCTATGA
- the modA gene encoding molybdate ABC transporter substrate-binding protein: MRFSAALLLSAVLAACLGGCASGTPAAPGSSALGSSTPAATGGSGAPGLSGSITVFAAASLKPTFTRLASDFEARNPGTKVTLSFAGSSDLVTQLTQGAPADVFASADTRNMARLSDASLVEGSSQDFATNVLTIAVPPANPASIGSFADLARPGVKVVTCASQVPCGAAAQTVQKASGITLKPVSEESSVTDVLGKVTSGEADAGLVYVTDVKAAGDKVKGIPFPESAQAVNSYPIAAVRTSRNKGLAAAFIAAVTGSEGRKVLLDAGFGAP, translated from the coding sequence ATGAGATTTTCAGCCGCCCTCCTTCTCTCTGCCGTGTTGGCTGCCTGCCTCGGCGGATGTGCTTCGGGCACCCCCGCCGCCCCAGGCAGTTCCGCCCTAGGCAGTTCCACCCCCGCCGCAACAGGCGGCTCCGGGGCCCCTGGACTCTCCGGGAGCATCACGGTCTTCGCGGCGGCGTCCCTGAAGCCCACGTTCACCAGGCTGGCCAGCGATTTCGAGGCCAGGAACCCGGGAACCAAGGTCACGCTCAGCTTCGCCGGTTCCTCCGATCTGGTCACCCAGCTCACCCAGGGGGCCCCGGCAGACGTGTTCGCCTCAGCCGACACCAGGAACATGGCCAGGCTCTCGGACGCGTCGCTCGTCGAAGGATCGTCCCAAGACTTCGCCACAAACGTCCTGACCATCGCTGTGCCGCCGGCAAATCCCGCCTCGATCGGCTCGTTTGCGGACCTCGCCAGGCCGGGCGTGAAGGTCGTGACCTGCGCGAGCCAGGTACCCTGCGGCGCCGCGGCCCAGACGGTCCAGAAGGCAAGCGGCATCACCCTGAAGCCGGTCAGCGAGGAATCCTCGGTCACCGATGTCCTGGGCAAGGTCACCTCCGGTGAAGCCGACGCCGGACTCGTCTATGTCACTGACGTCAAGGCCGCCGGGGACAAGGTCAAGGGAATCCCGTTCCCCGAGTCGGCCCAGGCCGTCAACAGCTACCCGATCGCCGCGGTGCGGACCAGCAGGAACAAGGGTCTCGCCGCCGCCTTTATCGCCGCGGTGACTGGCAGCGAGGGCCGGAAAGTCCTCCTCGACGCCGGCTTCGGCGCCCCGTAG